In Syntrophorhabdaceae bacterium, one genomic interval encodes:
- a CDS encoding chemotaxis response regulator protein-glutamate methylesterase: MIKVLVVDDSIVMRKVIARILEKDQQIQVVGTAVDGRDALEKIESLQPDVMTLDIEMPVMNGIDVLKQVMSKRPMPVIMMSALTKEGADITIEALNLGACDFITKDFSSSSLSAACIESELVGKVKDVVKNKTKYLLKRLDAIKKPVTLNPDKKIKHEILSIGASTGGPPVLQHILSSLPKDFPVPVVIAQHMPKIFTQSFAQRLNALSRLEVKEAEDREVLRAGVVLVAPGDTHISLKRRGRDVFVEFVNGAQFIYRPSVDLLMSTTAEAYESLSIGVILTGMGSDGLAGMKELKSKRGYIIAQNEETCVVYGMPKAVVNANITDAILPVDKIPEEIMRVL; encoded by the coding sequence ATGATAAAGGTACTTGTCGTTGATGATTCTATTGTTATGAGAAAGGTCATAGCGAGGATCCTTGAAAAGGACCAGCAGATACAGGTCGTAGGAACTGCTGTGGACGGCAGGGATGCGCTGGAGAAGATTGAGTCCCTGCAGCCCGACGTGATGACCCTGGACATAGAGATGCCCGTGATGAACGGGATCGATGTTTTAAAACAAGTCATGTCAAAAAGGCCTATGCCCGTGATTATGATGAGCGCCCTTACAAAAGAAGGCGCCGATATTACGATTGAAGCGCTCAATCTGGGCGCCTGTGATTTTATTACGAAGGATTTTTCCAGCTCTTCGTTATCCGCAGCGTGCATTGAAAGTGAGCTTGTCGGCAAAGTAAAAGATGTCGTGAAGAATAAGACAAAATATCTGCTTAAAAGACTGGATGCCATTAAAAAACCGGTTACGTTAAATCCGGACAAGAAGATCAAACACGAGATACTCTCAATCGGGGCTTCTACAGGCGGTCCCCCCGTTCTCCAGCATATACTGTCGAGTCTGCCGAAGGATTTTCCCGTACCCGTGGTGATCGCTCAGCACATGCCGAAGATATTCACGCAGTCTTTTGCGCAGAGGCTCAACGCGCTTTCCCGGCTGGAGGTTAAGGAGGCGGAAGATAGAGAGGTGCTGAGGGCGGGTGTCGTACTGGTAGCACCGGGGGATACCCATATAAGCCTGAAAAGGAGAGGCAGGGATGTTTTTGTGGAATTTGTCAATGGCGCACAATTTATTTACAGGCCATCGGTTGATCTTCTCATGTCAACCACCGCGGAGGCATATGAATCGCTGTCTATCGGGGTCATCCTGACCGGGATGGGAAGCGACGGATTGGCCGGCATGAAGGAACTGAAATCAAAAAGAGGATATATAATAGCCCAGAACGAAGAAACCTGCGTGGTATACGGGATGCCCAAGGCGGTTGTGAATGCGAACATTACCGACGCAATACTGCCTGTAGACAAAATACCGGAAGAGATTATGAGGGTGCTATGA
- a CDS encoding HEAT repeat domain-containing protein: protein MNQMAGQSTKQRTMDKRRLSRLIGLLKSGDNYEKEKVVETLISVPDKNTVQSVVPLLYEDNTSVRMAAHEVLKKTGSLDIDRIIALLDDENEDVRVYACEILAGIGDNRALPAIIRKIYEDEDNVRNAACMALGEFSDERAVRALLDALKDDEWMVFSAVYSLGKIGNPEAVGPLFELFKNGSEELSVAACEVLIDFNDKRVLDEMFEQMRRWDSGKRGMYLKVILEKGNEATFQKLKEKIEDELFEHLLNGLRGEEKRSIEFLRMLSNFRNKKACDAMLDSLSVMDREAEEFNEALEFFISLREVWSEYTEEYLGRTEEYLLPFIRACRVARVHVEEHLLLKVFRSSSVDVKRELIISLPDIVDGNGRSIVMEGMNDVDGHIKGDSVIVAGLMQLSDLKDMILDVAKGGFPDVRIKALKVLIAFDPEEAGKTIENFVYNGSSEDKKVYLANAYLLNGDTNLPFTQYLLHDPDENVKRSALGVMGNFVNDKRYLDLLEAFLIDANIPHEILKVIKEKKLRQFKDRLISIFTDPGKGLWTRYYALSALGAFEDHSLFDTFVRGLNEDKNLVKIGCIKALADLKDKSAIGFIAPFLDDPDEDVRSTTTFVLSELEMLGE, encoded by the coding sequence ATGAACCAGATGGCAGGACAATCAACAAAACAGAGGACAATGGATAAACGAAGGTTGTCGCGTTTGATAGGGTTGTTGAAAAGCGGTGATAATTACGAGAAGGAAAAGGTTGTTGAGACATTAATATCGGTGCCGGACAAGAATACCGTTCAGTCGGTGGTACCGTTGTTGTATGAGGACAATACGAGCGTCAGGATGGCGGCTCATGAGGTGTTAAAGAAGACGGGTTCTCTTGACATAGACAGGATTATTGCCCTCCTTGATGACGAAAATGAAGACGTAAGGGTATATGCCTGTGAGATACTGGCAGGCATAGGCGACAATCGTGCGCTGCCTGCAATTATCAGAAAGATATATGAGGACGAGGATAACGTGAGAAATGCCGCCTGTATGGCCCTCGGGGAATTCAGTGATGAACGGGCGGTCAGGGCGCTTCTGGATGCGTTAAAGGATGACGAATGGATGGTCTTTTCCGCGGTCTATAGCCTCGGTAAGATCGGCAACCCGGAGGCTGTCGGGCCGCTTTTTGAACTCTTCAAAAACGGATCCGAAGAACTGTCTGTTGCCGCCTGCGAGGTGCTCATTGATTTTAATGACAAAAGGGTTCTGGATGAGATGTTCGAACAGATGAGACGGTGGGACAGCGGAAAACGGGGGATGTATTTAAAGGTTATCCTGGAAAAAGGTAATGAGGCCACCTTTCAGAAATTGAAAGAAAAGATAGAAGACGAATTATTCGAGCACCTTCTGAACGGTCTGCGGGGCGAGGAAAAGAGATCGATCGAATTTTTGAGGATGTTGAGCAATTTCAGGAACAAGAAGGCCTGCGACGCAATGTTGGATTCTCTCAGCGTTATGGACAGGGAGGCAGAGGAATTCAATGAAGCCCTGGAATTTTTTATATCGCTCCGGGAGGTATGGAGCGAATACACAGAAGAATACCTGGGGCGTACAGAGGAGTATCTGCTGCCGTTCATCCGGGCATGCAGGGTCGCAAGGGTTCACGTTGAAGAGCACCTGTTGTTAAAGGTCTTTCGTTCGTCATCTGTTGATGTAAAAAGAGAACTCATTATCAGCCTTCCCGATATTGTTGATGGAAACGGGCGATCGATAGTCATGGAAGGAATGAACGATGTTGACGGGCACATCAAGGGTGATTCGGTTATTGTCGCGGGGCTCATGCAGCTGAGCGATTTGAAAGATATGATCCTTGATGTCGCGAAAGGCGGATTTCCGGACGTGAGGATCAAGGCGTTGAAAGTCCTGATTGCCTTTGATCCGGAGGAGGCAGGCAAGACCATTGAAAATTTTGTTTATAACGGTTCAAGCGAGGACAAAAAGGTATACCTTGCCAATGCGTATCTTCTGAACGGCGACACCAACCTGCCTTTTACACAATATTTGTTGCATGACCCTGATGAAAATGTGAAGAGGAGCGCCCTGGGCGTCATGGGTAATTTCGTCAACGACAAAAGATACCTGGATCTGCTGGAGGCCTTTTTAATCGATGCAAACATTCCCCACGAGATATTGAAGGTTATCAAGGAAAAAAAACTGCGTCAATTCAAGGACCGCCTGATCAGTATCTTTACTGATCCAGGCAAGGGTTTGTGGACGCGGTACTACGCCCTTTCCGCGCTGGGCGCCTTTGAGGACCATTCGTTGTTTGATACCTTTGTCCGTGGTTTGAATGAGGACAAGAATCTCGTAAAGATAGGCTGCATAAAGGCACTTGCCGACCTGAAAGATAAAAGTGCGATAGGTTTCATCGCACCCTTTCTGGATGATCCCGATGAGGATGTCAGGTCAACGACTACATTTGTTTTGAGTGAGTTGGAGATGCTCGGGGAATGA